One genomic segment of Gottschalkia acidurici 9a includes these proteins:
- the rpmE gene encoding 50S ribosomal protein L31, translated as MKQGIHPDYKKAKVSCACGSTFESGSVKEEIKVEVCSECHPFFTGRQKFVDAGGRVEKFNKKYGVK; from the coding sequence GTGAAACAAGGAATACATCCAGATTACAAAAAAGCTAAAGTTAGCTGTGCATGTGGAAGTACATTTGAATCAGGTTCAGTAAAAGAAGAAATTAAAGTTGAAGTTTGCTCAGAATGCCACCCATTCTTCACAGGACGTCAAAAATTTGTTGACGCTGGTGGACGTGTAGAGAAATTCAATAAAAAATATGGTGTTAAATAG